One part of the Arcanobacterium phocisimile genome encodes these proteins:
- the rpoC gene encoding DNA-directed RNA polymerase subunit beta': MLDVNLFDQLHISLATSDDVRKWSHGTVTKPETINYRTLKPEKDGLFGEQIFGPTRDWECACGKYKRPRYKGIVCERCGVEVTRSKVRRERMGHIELAAPVTHIWYFKGVPSRLGYLLDIAPKDLEKVIYFAAYMVTDVDTDRRHNDMPALTAEYELERANLEKERDAAIEKRLKAEEEALAEAEKNGQDAAARAKIKRNAESETRRVRREYDDDLARLEDVWDKFTKLKVGDLEGDEEVYREMALRWGDYFQAFRGAEAIQRRLKSFDLEAEHEALIEQIETGTAQRKTRALKRIKVVNAFLHSGTKPEAMVLDALPVIPPDLRPMVQLDGGRFATSDLNDLYRRVINRNNRLQRMIDLNAPEIMVNNEKRMLQEAVDALFDNGRRGRPVQGAGNRPLKSISDMLKGKQGRFRQNLLGKRVDYSGRSVIVVGPTLKLHQCGLPKTMALELFKPFVQKRLVDLELAKNIKAAKRLIERQRDEVFDVLEEVIREHPVLLNRAPTLHRLGIQAFEPQLIEGKAIRLHPLVCSAFNADFDGDQMAVHLPLSVEAQAEARILMLSANNILKPSDGRPVTVPAQDMIIGLYHLTVVRDGGDGEGRFFSSVAEAQMAFDLGQLDLNAKINIRFPANDIVPPRDWQAPAGFEERDPITLETTLGRAIFNEALPTTFPFINTVVGKKVLGSIINELAERYPKVDVGASLDALKETGFYWGGRSGVTIAVSDVIPPDTKKDILAAAEKRAAKIEMDFQEGNIRDEDRRKDLVALWTEVTDEVAEEMRKNFDDWNNVNIMVTSGARGNWMQIRQVAGMRGLVADPKGEIIPRPITSNYREGLSALEYFTATHGARKGLADTALRTAESGYLTRRLVDVAQDVIVREHDCGTSRGLAKFIVAVDKEGNELREVVIDGVPTSVTEKEVSVAQWETGKVLPNDEIDTSVYARTLAKDVTDTEGNVVVEAGTDIGDVALEQLLNAGIKQISVRSVLTCDSRVGTCAMCYGRSLATGKLVDIGEAVGIVSAQSIGEPGTQLTMRTFHTGGAASAEDITQGLPRVQELFEARTPKGEAPLAEAAGKLEIEDMERSRRLIIKRDDGDEDLVYLVGKRAKLLVPEGSHVTVGQQLVEGLIDPKKVLRISGRRTTQLHLVSEVQHVYRSQGVEIHDKHIEVIVRQMLRRVTVLDSGSTRLLPGELVDVAVFESANRAVLAEGGRPASGRPELMGITKASLATDSWLSAASFQETTKVLTEAALNSKSDPLAGLKENVILGKLIPAGTGLETLRQLKVEPTNEARAEYEQLNSFMGGGMEPFDDFYGYGSFDDYDAAGYGYGSNF, from the coding sequence TTGCTCGACGTCAATCTTTTTGATCAGCTACATATTTCGCTGGCCACATCCGACGATGTGCGCAAGTGGAGTCATGGCACTGTTACCAAGCCAGAAACCATCAATTACCGTACGCTCAAACCAGAAAAAGACGGTCTGTTCGGTGAACAGATCTTTGGTCCAACCCGCGACTGGGAGTGCGCTTGTGGAAAATACAAGCGTCCACGTTACAAGGGTATTGTCTGCGAACGCTGTGGCGTAGAAGTCACCCGTTCAAAGGTTCGCCGCGAACGTATGGGCCACATTGAGCTCGCAGCTCCAGTTACCCATATTTGGTATTTCAAGGGTGTTCCATCACGCCTTGGCTACCTGCTCGATATCGCACCGAAAGACCTCGAAAAGGTCATCTACTTTGCGGCATACATGGTCACCGACGTCGATACTGATCGCCGTCACAATGACATGCCTGCATTGACTGCAGAATACGAGCTCGAGCGCGCAAACCTCGAAAAGGAACGCGACGCTGCAATCGAAAAGCGCCTCAAGGCCGAAGAAGAAGCTCTCGCAGAAGCTGAAAAGAACGGTCAAGACGCTGCTGCTCGCGCTAAGATCAAGCGCAACGCAGAAAGCGAAACCCGTCGAGTTCGTCGCGAATACGATGACGATCTCGCACGCCTCGAAGACGTGTGGGATAAATTCACCAAGCTCAAGGTTGGCGACCTCGAAGGCGACGAAGAAGTCTACCGTGAGATGGCTCTGCGTTGGGGTGACTACTTCCAGGCATTCCGTGGCGCAGAAGCTATCCAGCGCCGCTTGAAGTCCTTCGATCTCGAAGCTGAGCATGAGGCACTCATTGAGCAGATCGAAACTGGCACTGCACAGCGCAAAACTCGAGCACTCAAGCGCATCAAGGTCGTTAATGCATTCTTGCACTCTGGTACCAAACCAGAAGCAATGGTTCTTGACGCACTTCCTGTGATTCCACCGGATCTACGTCCAATGGTTCAGCTCGACGGTGGCCGCTTCGCAACCTCCGATCTTAATGACCTCTACCGTCGCGTTATCAACCGTAATAACCGTCTCCAGCGCATGATTGATCTCAACGCGCCAGAGATCATGGTTAATAACGAAAAGCGTATGCTCCAAGAAGCTGTTGACGCATTGTTCGACAACGGTCGCCGTGGTCGCCCAGTTCAGGGAGCCGGCAACCGTCCGTTGAAGTCCATTTCGGACATGCTCAAGGGCAAGCAGGGACGTTTCCGTCAAAACTTGCTCGGAAAGCGCGTGGACTACTCAGGTCGTTCCGTTATCGTCGTCGGCCCAACCTTGAAGCTCCACCAGTGTGGTTTGCCAAAGACGATGGCTCTTGAACTCTTCAAGCCATTTGTGCAAAAGCGTCTCGTCGATCTTGAATTGGCGAAGAACATCAAGGCAGCTAAGCGGCTAATCGAACGCCAGCGCGACGAGGTCTTCGACGTGCTTGAAGAAGTCATCCGCGAGCACCCCGTGCTGCTTAACCGCGCACCTACCTTGCACCGTCTAGGTATTCAGGCCTTTGAACCACAGCTCATCGAAGGTAAGGCTATCCGTCTTCACCCACTCGTATGTTCGGCATTCAACGCTGACTTCGACGGTGATCAGATGGCGGTCCACCTACCGCTATCGGTTGAGGCTCAGGCAGAGGCTCGTATCCTGATGCTTTCGGCCAACAACATTCTTAAGCCATCCGATGGTCGCCCAGTGACTGTTCCGGCACAGGACATGATTATTGGTCTATACCATCTCACCGTGGTTCGCGATGGGGGAGACGGCGAAGGTCGTTTCTTCTCCTCGGTTGCTGAAGCGCAGATGGCCTTCGATTTGGGTCAGCTTGACCTCAACGCGAAGATCAATATCCGTTTCCCAGCTAATGACATCGTTCCACCACGTGACTGGCAAGCACCAGCAGGCTTCGAAGAGCGCGATCCGATCACCCTCGAAACTACACTCGGACGCGCAATCTTCAACGAAGCATTGCCAACCACTTTCCCATTCATCAACACTGTTGTGGGCAAGAAGGTTTTGGGTTCGATTATTAATGAACTCGCTGAGCGTTACCCGAAGGTAGACGTTGGTGCATCGCTTGACGCATTGAAAGAAACCGGTTTCTACTGGGGCGGACGCTCCGGTGTGACAATTGCGGTTTCTGACGTTATCCCACCGGACACCAAGAAGGATATCTTGGCAGCTGCTGAAAAGCGTGCAGCTAAGATCGAGATGGACTTCCAAGAAGGTAACATTCGAGACGAAGACCGCCGTAAGGATTTGGTTGCGCTATGGACCGAAGTAACCGATGAGGTTGCTGAAGAAATGCGTAAGAACTTCGACGACTGGAACAACGTCAATATCATGGTTACCTCCGGTGCTCGTGGTAACTGGATGCAGATTCGCCAGGTTGCTGGTATGCGTGGCCTCGTGGCTGATCCAAAGGGTGAAATTATTCCTCGTCCGATTACCTCGAACTACCGTGAAGGCCTGTCCGCCCTTGAATACTTCACCGCTACCCACGGTGCACGTAAGGGCCTAGCCGACACCGCGTTACGTACCGCTGAGTCTGGTTACCTGACACGACGTCTGGTTGACGTGGCACAAGATGTGATCGTCCGTGAACACGACTGTGGCACCTCACGAGGTTTAGCTAAGTTCATCGTCGCCGTTGATAAAGAAGGCAACGAACTTCGCGAAGTTGTTATCGACGGTGTTCCGACGTCAGTCACTGAGAAAGAAGTCTCTGTTGCGCAATGGGAGACCGGTAAGGTCTTGCCGAACGACGAGATCGATACCTCGGTTTACGCACGAACCTTGGCTAAGGATGTCACAGATACTGAAGGCAACGTCGTTGTTGAAGCTGGTACTGATATTGGAGACGTTGCTCTTGAGCAGCTGCTCAATGCTGGTATCAAGCAGATTTCGGTACGTTCGGTTCTCACTTGTGATTCACGTGTTGGCACCTGTGCTATGTGTTACGGACGTTCGTTGGCAACCGGTAAGCTCGTTGATATCGGCGAAGCTGTTGGTATTGTTTCGGCACAGTCGATTGGCGAGCCTGGAACTCAGCTAACCATGCGTACCTTCCACACTGGTGGTGCTGCTTCTGCAGAAGATATCACGCAGGGTCTACCTCGTGTTCAGGAACTCTTTGAAGCTCGAACACCTAAGGGTGAGGCGCCGTTGGCTGAGGCCGCTGGTAAGCTCGAGATCGAAGATATGGAACGTTCACGCCGCTTGATCATCAAGCGCGACGACGGCGATGAAGACTTGGTTTACCTCGTCGGCAAGCGCGCAAAGTTGTTGGTGCCAGAAGGTTCGCATGTTACCGTTGGGCAGCAGCTTGTTGAAGGTTTGATCGACCCGAAGAAGGTTCTGCGTATCTCGGGCCGACGTACCACTCAGTTGCACTTGGTCTCCGAAGTTCAGCACGTTTACCGTTCGCAGGGTGTTGAAATCCACGATAAGCACATTGAAGTTATCGTGCGCCAGATGCTCCGACGCGTCACGGTTCTCGATTCTGGTAGCACTCGGTTGCTTCCGGGTGAGCTTGTTGACGTGGCAGTATTCGAAAGTGCTAACCGTGCAGTCTTGGCTGAGGGTGGTCGCCCAGCTTCTGGTCGTCCAGAACTGATGGGCATCACCAAGGCGTCGTTGGCAACTGATTCATGGTTGTCGGCTGCTTCCTTCCAGGAGACGACGAAGGTTCTGACCGAAGCTGCGCTCAATTCTAAGTCTGATCCGCTTGCGGGTCTGAAGGAGAACGTCATTCTCGGTAAGCTTATTCCGGCTGGTACTGGCCTTGAGACGCTACGTCAGCTCAAGGTTGAACCAACCAATGAGGCTCGTGCTGAGTATGAGCAGTTGAATTCGTTCATGGGCGGTGGCATGGAACCATTTGATGATTTCTATGGTTACGGCTCATTTGATGATTATGATGCTGCAGGCTACGGCTACGGATCTAATTTCTAA
- the rplL gene encoding 50S ribosomal protein L7/L12, with translation MAKLTAEELIEAFKELTLVELNDFVKKFEEEFDVEAAAPVAVAAAAPAAGGAAEVAEEKDEFDVILESAGDKKIGVIKEVRALTSLGLKEAKDLVDGAPKPVLEGVNKETAEKAKEQLEGAGATVTLK, from the coding sequence ATGGCTAAGCTCACCGCTGAAGAGCTCATCGAAGCTTTCAAGGAGCTCACCCTTGTTGAGCTCAACGACTTCGTTAAGAAGTTCGAAGAAGAATTTGACGTAGAAGCAGCTGCTCCAGTTGCAGTTGCTGCTGCAGCTCCTGCTGCTGGTGGTGCCGCTGAAGTTGCAGAAGAGAAGGACGAATTTGACGTCATTCTCGAATCTGCTGGCGACAAGAAGATCGGTGTTATTAAGGAGGTGCGCGCCCTTACCTCCCTCGGTCTGAAGGAAGCTAAGGACCTCGTTGATGGTGCACCAAAGCCAGTTCTCGAAGGTGTCAACAAGGAGACCGCTGAGAAGGCTAAGGAGCAGCTCGAAGGCGCTGGCGCAACCGTCACCCTTAAGTGA
- a CDS encoding DNA-directed RNA polymerase subunit beta translates to MAVHSTPTPTVVNGKLVSDRVSFAKINEPLSVPDLLGLQTSSYGWLIGSDEWRESAAEGEKSGLEEIFDEVSPIENTAGTMGLVLSNPHLEEEKASIAECKEKDLTYSAALYVTAEFQNYETGEIKSQTTFIGDFPLMTPQGTFVINGTERVVVSQLVRSPGVYFERAADKTSDKYIYSTKIIPSRGAWLEFEIDKRDSVGVRVDRKRKQSATVFLKALGMSEAEIREEFKDFPILLDTLEKDSVKTQEEALQDLYRKLRPGEPPTAEAGRALINNFYHNPKRYDMAKVGRYKVNKKLGTEIDSDQRQLQLQDVTATLRYLLALHANESTIATVEGGKEVPVETDDIDHFGNRRIRAVGELIQNQVRTGLARLDRMVRERMTTQEAEAITPSSLINIRPIVAAIKEFFGTSQLSQFMDQNNPLAGLTHKRRLSALGPGGLSRDRASMEVRDVHPSHYGRMCPIETPEGPNIGLIGSLATYGRVNAFGFIETPYRKVVDGRVTDQIDYLDAADEDRFNVAQASAPLDENGHFVDEEVLVRLPGGEPALVPADEVGYMDVSARQMVSVGTAAIPFLEHDDANRALMGANMQRQAVPLIRPVAPYVGTGIEVRAAVDAGEVIVAKAGGVVTEVSADVVHVEEDDGTHRVYKLLKFERSNPGNCTNQIVRVSEGDRVEQGSLIADGPATDGGELALGQNLLVAFMAWNGYNYEDAIIVSQRCQSEDLLTSIHIEEHEVDARDTKLGPEEITRDIPNVGEDMLAHLDERGIIRIGAEVSAGDILVGKITPKGETELTSEERLLRAIFGEKAKEVRDTSLRVPHGESGIVIGVKEFSSENHDELAADVRQTVRVHIAQRRKITIGDKMAGRHGNKGVISRILPLEDMPFMADGTPVDIVLNPLGVPSRMNLGQVFELHLGWVASQGWDATAAREAGEEWAVRLPDNAVVGQRDGRVATPVFDGVESNELRGLLDNTNLNRDGERLIGASGKAQLFDGRTGDPFPEPVSVGYMYMLKLHHLVDDKIHARSTGPYSMVTQQPLGGKAQFGGQRFGEMEVWALEAYGAAHTLQEMLTIKSDDTVGRVKVYEAIVKGDNVPEPGIPESFKVLVQEMRSLCLNVEALDAAGNPINLQDSDDDAFRAPQSAGITTGLEDLQTGSEL, encoded by the coding sequence TTGGCTGTGCATAGCACCCCTACGCCCACCGTCGTGAACGGCAAATTAGTTTCTGATCGTGTTTCGTTTGCAAAGATCAACGAACCACTATCAGTTCCAGACCTCCTCGGTCTTCAGACCTCCAGTTACGGCTGGCTCATCGGATCTGATGAATGGCGCGAAAGCGCTGCCGAAGGCGAGAAGTCTGGCCTTGAAGAAATTTTTGATGAAGTATCCCCGATCGAGAATACTGCCGGAACGATGGGGCTTGTCCTGTCGAATCCGCATCTCGAAGAGGAAAAAGCGTCCATTGCAGAGTGTAAGGAGAAAGATCTCACTTACTCAGCTGCGTTGTATGTTACTGCAGAATTCCAAAACTACGAGACCGGCGAAATTAAGTCTCAAACCACCTTTATCGGCGATTTTCCGTTGATGACTCCACAAGGAACCTTCGTCATCAATGGTACCGAGCGTGTTGTCGTCTCCCAGCTTGTCCGCTCGCCAGGCGTCTACTTTGAGCGCGCGGCCGATAAGACCTCGGATAAGTACATCTACTCAACGAAGATCATCCCATCACGCGGTGCATGGTTGGAGTTTGAAATCGATAAGCGTGACTCCGTTGGTGTCCGCGTCGATCGTAAGCGTAAGCAGTCAGCCACCGTCTTCCTCAAGGCTCTGGGTATGTCTGAAGCTGAGATTCGTGAAGAGTTCAAGGACTTCCCGATTCTCCTTGACACCTTGGAAAAGGACTCGGTTAAGACTCAAGAAGAAGCTTTACAAGATCTTTACCGCAAACTTCGCCCAGGTGAGCCACCCACAGCTGAAGCTGGTCGTGCGCTGATCAACAATTTCTACCACAACCCGAAGCGTTACGATATGGCAAAGGTTGGCCGGTATAAGGTAAACAAGAAGCTCGGTACCGAGATTGATTCCGATCAGCGTCAGCTCCAGCTCCAAGACGTCACCGCAACCCTGCGGTACCTCTTAGCTCTCCATGCGAACGAATCAACGATCGCAACCGTTGAGGGTGGCAAAGAAGTTCCAGTCGAAACCGACGATATCGACCACTTCGGCAACCGTCGTATCCGTGCAGTAGGCGAACTGATTCAGAATCAGGTTCGCACCGGTTTGGCCCGCTTGGATCGTATGGTTCGTGAGCGCATGACCACTCAGGAAGCGGAAGCAATTACGCCGTCATCGTTGATTAACATTCGCCCAATTGTCGCAGCAATCAAGGAATTCTTTGGAACCTCCCAGCTGTCGCAGTTCATGGACCAAAACAACCCATTGGCAGGCCTGACCCACAAGCGTCGTCTGTCAGCGCTTGGTCCAGGCGGTCTATCCCGTGATCGCGCATCGATGGAAGTCCGAGATGTCCACCCATCGCACTATGGCCGTATGTGTCCAATCGAAACCCCAGAAGGACCAAACATTGGTCTCATCGGTTCGTTGGCTACCTACGGACGCGTGAACGCATTCGGTTTCATTGAAACGCCATACCGTAAAGTCGTTGACGGGCGAGTCACCGATCAAATCGATTACCTCGATGCGGCAGATGAAGATCGTTTCAATGTTGCGCAGGCATCGGCACCGCTCGATGAAAACGGTCATTTCGTTGATGAAGAAGTCCTCGTACGCCTCCCAGGTGGCGAGCCGGCGCTCGTTCCAGCAGACGAAGTGGGCTACATGGACGTTTCCGCACGCCAGATGGTTTCCGTCGGTACCGCGGCAATTCCATTCCTCGAGCACGACGACGCTAACCGTGCACTGATGGGTGCGAACATGCAGCGCCAGGCCGTGCCTCTTATCCGCCCAGTCGCCCCATACGTGGGAACTGGTATTGAAGTTCGCGCCGCAGTTGACGCAGGCGAAGTTATCGTCGCTAAGGCAGGCGGCGTCGTCACCGAAGTATCGGCAGACGTCGTCCATGTCGAAGAAGACGACGGCACCCACCGCGTCTACAAGCTCCTGAAATTCGAGCGCTCCAATCCCGGAAACTGCACCAACCAGATTGTGCGCGTTTCGGAAGGCGACCGCGTCGAACAGGGCTCACTCATTGCAGACGGTCCAGCAACCGACGGCGGCGAACTCGCACTCGGTCAAAACCTTCTCGTTGCCTTCATGGCATGGAACGGCTACAACTACGAAGACGCCATCATCGTCTCCCAGCGTTGCCAGTCAGAAGACTTGCTGACCTCCATCCACATTGAAGAGCACGAAGTCGATGCTCGTGACACCAAGCTTGGACCAGAAGAAATCACCCGCGATATTCCAAACGTCGGTGAAGATATGCTCGCTCACCTCGATGAGCGCGGCATTATCCGCATCGGTGCTGAAGTCTCTGCTGGTGATATTCTCGTCGGCAAGATTACCCCGAAGGGTGAAACCGAACTAACCTCCGAAGAGCGTCTCCTGCGCGCCATCTTTGGTGAAAAGGCCAAGGAAGTTCGCGACACTTCCCTGCGTGTTCCACACGGTGAGTCCGGAATCGTTATCGGCGTTAAGGAATTCTCTTCTGAGAACCACGACGAACTAGCCGCTGACGTACGTCAGACCGTGCGTGTACACATCGCCCAGCGCCGCAAGATCACCATTGGTGACAAGATGGCAGGACGACACGGAAACAAGGGTGTTATCTCCCGTATTCTCCCATTGGAAGACATGCCATTCATGGCTGACGGAACCCCAGTCGATATCGTCCTCAACCCATTGGGCGTGCCATCACGTATGAACCTAGGTCAGGTCTTCGAACTTCACCTTGGTTGGGTAGCTTCCCAGGGATGGGATGCTACCGCAGCCCGCGAAGCCGGTGAAGAATGGGCAGTTCGCCTTCCAGATAACGCAGTCGTAGGACAGCGCGACGGTCGAGTAGCTACCCCAGTGTTCGACGGTGTTGAATCCAACGAACTTCGTGGTTTGCTCGATAACACCAACCTCAACCGTGATGGCGAGCGACTTATCGGGGCATCCGGTAAAGCGCAACTCTTCGACGGTCGTACCGGTGACCCATTCCCAGAACCAGTTTCTGTGGGTTACATGTACATGCTCAAGTTGCACCACCTGGTTGACGATAAGATCCACGCCCGCTCAACCGGACCATACTCCATGGTTACTCAGCAGCCACTCGGTGGTAAGGCTCAGTTCGGTGGACAGCGTTTCGGAGAAATGGAAGTGTGGGCCCTCGAGGCCTACGGTGCAGCGCACACCCTCCAAGAAATGTTGACCATCAAGTCTGACGACACCGTCGGCCGTGTCAAGGTTTATGAAGCAATCGTCAAGGGCGATAACGTTCCAGAACCTGGCATCCCAGAGTCCTTTAAGGTTCTGGTACAAGAAATGCGTTCCTTGTGCTTGAACGTCGAAGCTTTGGATGCTGCCGGTAACCCGATCAACCTCCAAGATTCCGACGACGATGCCTTCCGCGCTCCGCAAAGCGCCGGTATCACCACCGGTTTGGAAGATCTTCAAACCGGTTCGGAACTCTAA
- the rplJ gene encoding 50S ribosomal protein L10, with the protein MARTDKSAAIAELKELFSGSSAVLVTEYRGLTVAQMKNLRRAMGQEATYVVAKNTLARIAAKEAGVEGLDEALSGPTALAFVTGDIASAAKAVKNFAKENPALIVKAGVLEGTLLAAEDVQKLADLESREVLLAKAAGALKASMQKAAFVFNAPATKLVRTVDALRAKQEEATA; encoded by the coding sequence ATGGCACGGACCGACAAGTCTGCAGCGATCGCAGAGCTCAAGGAGCTATTCTCGGGTTCTTCGGCCGTTCTCGTAACTGAGTATCGCGGACTGACTGTTGCACAGATGAAGAATCTTCGTCGCGCAATGGGTCAGGAAGCAACATACGTGGTTGCTAAGAACACCCTCGCTCGCATCGCGGCTAAGGAAGCTGGCGTCGAAGGACTCGACGAAGCTCTCTCTGGCCCGACTGCACTGGCATTCGTCACCGGTGACATCGCTTCCGCAGCTAAAGCAGTAAAGAACTTTGCTAAAGAAAACCCAGCACTTATTGTCAAGGCTGGTGTTCTCGAAGGTACTCTTCTGGCTGCTGAAGATGTTCAGAAGCTCGCCGATCTCGAATCTCGCGAGGTCCTTTTGGCCAAGGCCGCAGGAGCTCTCAAGGCTTCCATGCAGAAGGCTGCATTTGTATTCAACGCACCAGCAACCAAGCTGGTACGCACCGTCGACGCACTACGTGCGAAGCAAGAAGAAGCTACTGCCTGA